The Leptospira kmetyi serovar Malaysia str. Bejo-Iso9 genome includes a window with the following:
- a CDS encoding DUF1963 domain-containing protein, whose product MSNPISKAKKLVLEYPYPEGLLDQIPAEGTYYDGSSSIYFGDDEKVTPKILSKALSYYIDIEEKETSEEKIPLGASKIKGLPHLPDAGFWPAKTYFFAQLNLTDFKKYDIENLFPENGIFYIFDTVEGEFIVKFHEGPIDKLKIVDYPNEDSLPEAEYYLEEYRDVTYRLSFSPQFLFYVAGDAYDYRTIAKALPEDLYEQLKKILNAELSTWSPSLRIFGRPLFWQGEDEIMNDEEFKDDEEENEEDEHEEKYNSNNDADSTSEENSEILIFHSEIGEGHFHIWIDRNDLKNKKFEKAYSTYSGT is encoded by the coding sequence ATGAGCAATCCCATCTCCAAAGCGAAAAAACTCGTTCTCGAATATCCTTATCCCGAAGGTCTTTTGGATCAGATTCCCGCGGAAGGGACTTACTACGACGGATCCTCTTCGATCTACTTCGGAGACGACGAAAAAGTGACTCCGAAAATTCTTTCCAAAGCATTAAGTTACTACATAGACATCGAAGAGAAAGAAACCTCCGAAGAAAAAATTCCACTCGGAGCCTCCAAGATCAAAGGACTTCCCCATCTTCCCGACGCGGGCTTCTGGCCGGCGAAAACCTACTTCTTTGCCCAACTCAATCTCACCGATTTCAAAAAATACGACATCGAAAACCTATTTCCTGAAAATGGAATATTCTATATTTTTGATACGGTAGAGGGAGAATTCATCGTGAAATTCCACGAAGGTCCGATCGACAAACTCAAAATTGTCGATTATCCGAACGAGGATTCTCTTCCCGAAGCGGAATACTACTTGGAAGAATACAGGGACGTAACGTATCGACTTTCCTTCAGTCCTCAATTTTTATTCTATGTGGCGGGAGACGCATACGACTACAGAACGATCGCAAAGGCTCTTCCCGAAGATCTCTACGAACAGTTGAAGAAAATCTTAAACGCGGAACTTTCGACTTGGAGTCCGAGCCTTCGGATTTTCGGAAGACCCTTGTTTTGGCAGGGAGAAGACGAAATTATGAACGACGAAGAGTTCAAAGACGATGAAGAAGAGAACGAAGAAGACGAACATGAGGAAAAATACAATTCGAACAACGACGCCGATTCAACTTCGGAGGAGAATTCAGAAATTCTAATCTTTCATTCCGAAATCGGAGAAGGTCATTTTCATATTT